A window from Carassius auratus strain Wakin unplaced genomic scaffold, ASM336829v1 scaf_tig00216836, whole genome shotgun sequence encodes these proteins:
- the LOC113099027 gene encoding uncharacterized protein LOC113099027, which produces MVGKQSRIMVHTFVVLCLCWRRLVGGTDEVTSVSVMEGESVSLNTGVTEVQDYHLIQWRFGETLIAQINSLTKSSSTYDTEDDKTLKNRLNLDPQTGSLTITNSRTTDSGLYTLQIRGRETRSKSFRITVSETTTQSPSSAESSSSSRCVSSSCAVNNSTLKHTENLNTDCTRCCETFEAAIRLVVSAVVGVASVAVLVYDIRSTRSEQHRRDSSLNPQSKIRQTV; this is translated from the exons ATGGTTGGAAAACAGTCAAGGATTATGGTTCATACTTTTGTTGTGTTATGTTTGTGCTGGAGGCGTCTTGTTG GCGGGACAGATGAAGTGACGtctgtgtcagtgatggagggagaatcTGTCTCTCTAAACACTGGTGTTACTGAAGTACAGGACTATCATCTGATTCAGTGGAGGTTTGGAGAAACACTAATAGCTCAAATCAACAGTCTGACCAAAAGCAGCTCcacatatgacactgaagatgaTAAAACACTCAAAAACAGACTGAATCTGGACcctcagactggatctctgaccatcacaaacagcagaaccacagactctggactctaTACACTACAGATCCGAGGCAGAGAGACCAGATCCAAGAGCTTCAGAATCACAGTCTCTG AGACTACTACACAAAGTCCTTCATCAGCAGAAAGTTCATCAAGCTCCAGATGTGTGTCGTCCAGCTGTGCAGTGAACAATTCAACCCTCAAACACACTGAGAATCTCAATACAG ATTGTACCCGCTGTTGTGAAACTTTTGAAGCTGCGATCCGATTGGTCGTCTCTGCAGTGGTGGGCGTGGCTTCTGTTGCTgtgctggtttatgacatcagatctacAAGAAGTGAACAACACAGAAGAGACTCATCATTAAACCCACAGAGTAAAATCAGACAGACAGTTTGA